A genomic region of Pseudomonas sp. KU43P contains the following coding sequences:
- the nadA gene encoding quinolinate synthase NadA: protein MTQISERLLVQAHLDAKQPNPLTAEQEAEYRAAIAAELKAQNAVLVAHYYCDPVIQALAEETGGCVSDSLEMARFGKNHPAETVIVAGVRFMGETAKILTPEKRVLMPTLEATCSLDLGCPVEEFSAFCDQHPERTVVVYANTSAAVKARADWVVTSSCALEIVESLMDNGETIIWGPDQHLGRYIQKQTGADMLLWDGACIVHEEFKSRQLADMKALYPDAAILVHPESPEAVIELADAVGSTSQLIKAAQTLPNKTFIVATDRGIFYKMQQLCPDKEFVEAPTAGNGAACRSCAHCPWMAMNTLERVLDCLRNGSNEIFVDPALVPKAIKPLNRMLDFTQAARLKLSGNA from the coding sequence ATGACCCAGATTTCCGAACGCCTGTTGGTTCAGGCCCACCTTGATGCCAAGCAGCCCAACCCGCTGACCGCCGAGCAGGAGGCCGAATACCGTGCGGCCATCGCTGCCGAGCTGAAGGCGCAGAATGCCGTACTGGTCGCTCACTACTACTGCGACCCGGTGATCCAGGCGCTGGCCGAAGAAACCGGCGGTTGTGTCTCCGACTCGCTGGAAATGGCCCGCTTCGGCAAGAACCACCCGGCCGAAACGGTGATCGTCGCCGGCGTGCGCTTCATGGGCGAGACGGCCAAGATCCTCACCCCGGAAAAACGCGTGCTGATGCCGACCCTGGAGGCCACCTGTTCGCTCGACCTGGGTTGCCCGGTCGAAGAGTTCTCGGCCTTCTGCGACCAGCACCCGGAACGTACCGTGGTGGTCTACGCCAACACCTCGGCAGCGGTGAAAGCACGGGCCGACTGGGTGGTGACCTCGAGCTGCGCGCTGGAGATCGTCGAAAGCCTGATGGACAACGGCGAAACCATCATCTGGGGCCCGGACCAGCACCTGGGCCGTTACATCCAGAAGCAGACCGGTGCCGACATGCTGCTGTGGGACGGTGCCTGCATCGTTCACGAAGAATTCAAGTCGCGCCAGCTGGCCGACATGAAGGCGCTTTACCCGGATGCGGCGATCCTGGTGCACCCCGAATCGCCGGAGGCAGTGATCGAGCTGGCCGACGCGGTGGGTTCCACCAGCCAGCTGATCAAGGCTGCGCAGACGCTGCCGAACAAGACCTTCATCGTCGCCACCGATCGCGGCATCTTCTACAAGATGCAGCAGCTGTGCCCGGACAAGGAGTTCGTCGAAGCGCCCACCGCCGGTAACGGCGCGGCCTGCCGCAGCTGCGCGCATTGCCCGTGGATGGCGATGAACACCCTGGAGCGGGTGCTGGATTGCTTGCGTAACGGGAGCAACGAGATTTTCGTTGATCCGGCGCTGGTGCCCAAGGCGATCAAGCCTCTGAACCGGATGCTGGACTTTACCCAGGCGGCACGGCTGAAGCTTTCCGGTAACGCCTGA